Within Actinoplanes sp. L3-i22, the genomic segment CTGTCGGCCCGGCAGAACGCCATTGCCAACAACATCGCGAACGTCGAGACCCCGGGCTTCCGTGCCCGTAAGGTCAAGTTCGAGGAGGCCCTCCAGGGTGCCGTCGCTCGCGGCCAGTCGCCGCTGGGCATCACGCCCAGCACGAGTGAGTCGCTGGAGCCCACCCGGCTCAACGGCAACAACGTCAACCTCGACGAGGAGACGCTGTCGCACATCGACACCACGATGCGCTACCAGCTCACCCTCCGGGCCATCGACAGCAAGTACGGCCTGCTGCGCGACGCCATCAAGGGAGCCTGAGGATGAGCATCTTCAACGCCATCGGGGTCGCGGGCACCGGCGTGACGGTCTACCGCAAGTGGCTCGACGCGGTCTCCGACAACATCGCGAACATGAACAACACCAGCCGTACGTCCGAGAACGCGTTCCAGGCCCGATATGTGCAGGCCCGGGCCGCGCAGGACGGCAACGGCGCCGAGGTCGCCGGCGTTCAGCTCGGCAACGCGCAGGGCATCCTGGCGTACGAGCCGGACAACCCGCTCGCCGACGCGCAGGGCTACGTCCGCCGGCCGGACATCGACATGGGCAGCCAGATGGCCCAGATGATCATGGCGCAGCGCTCCTACCAGGCGAATCTCTCGGTCGTCGACCGGGCGCGGGACGCCTACGCCGCCGCTATCAACCTCGGGAAGTGATCATGAGCGCGATCAATCCCATCGGTGGAATCTCTGGATTCAGCGGAATCTCCGGAATTTCGGGTATGTCAGGTGCGGCGGGCATTTCGGGCGTCAGCGACAACCTGGACTTCGACGAGGCCGCCAAGACGGCCAGCCCGAACACCGACTTCGCCCGGATGCTCTCCAAGGGACTGGAGAGTGTCCAGGCCTCCCAGGACAAGGCGAGCGACCTCGCCGTCCAGGTCGCCAACGGGACGCTGCAGGACCCGGCCCAGTACACGATGGCCGCGAACGAGGCGTCTCTCGGGCTTCAGATGACTCTTGCCGTACGGAACAAGGCCGTCGAAGCCTTCCAAGAGATCATGAGGATGCAGGCCTGACATGACTGACCGCCTTCCCGCTCCGGTACGCCGCATAACGGACACCTTCAAGTCCTTCACGCCGGGACAGAAGGCTGTCACGATTTTCGCCATCGTCGCCATCGTCGTCGGGGGGTACTTCTTCGCGACCTGGGCGGCGAAGCCGTCGTACGCGATCCTCTTCAACAACCTGTCGACGAAGGACGCCGGCGCCATCGTCGAGTCGCTGCAGAAATCCGGCACCAAGTACGAGCTGGCGAACGACGGCCAGACCATCATGGTGCCGCGCGACCAGGTGAACGCCCTGCGCCTGCAGCTCTCCGGCGAGAACCTGCCGAACGACGAGGGCACCGGCTACTCGCTGCTGGACCAGCAGGGCATCACCACCAGCGACTTCATGCAGCACGCCAACTACCAGCGGGCGCTCGAAGGCGAGCTCGCCAAGACCATCAAGTCGATCGACGGCGTCGAGGCGGCCACCGTGCACCTGGTGCTGCCGCAGAAGGACGTCTTCGCCGACAACACCGCCAAGCCGACCGCGTCGGTGCTGGTGGCCTCCAAGTCGACCAGCCCGTTGAGCGGCGACCAGGTGCAGGCGATCGTGCACCTGGTCGCCTCCAGCGTCGAGGGCCTGGACCCGACGCAGGTCACCGTCGCCGGTGCGGACGGCAAGATCCTCTCCACCGGCGGCGGCGCGACGATCGCCACCGGAGGGGACAGCGGCACCGAGGCGCAGACCGTCGAGTTCCAGAACCGGATGAACTCCGCGCTGCAGACCATGCTCGACCGGCTGGTCGGTCCCGGGCACTCGGTCGTCACCACGACCGCCGACCTGGACTTCGACCAGACCGAGACGCGCAGCAAGTCGTACAGCTCCGACCCCTCCCTCCCGTCGCTCTCCGAGACCTCCTCCTCCGAGACCTACAGCGGCAGCGGCGTCGGCAACGGCGGCGTGCTCGGCCCGGACAACATCCAGGTGCCCAGCGGCTCCGGCTCCAACGGCCAGTACGCCAACAAGAACGACGCCCGGCAGAACGCGCTCAACGAGACGCAGGAGGTCCGCCGGAAGGCGCCCGGCAGCATCCGGCGGCTGAGCGTCGCGGTCCTGCTGGACAGCACCACCGCCGCCTCGGTCGATCCGACCCAGGTGCAGCAACTGGTCAGCTCGGCGGCCGGCATCGACTCCACCCGCGGGGACACGATCGCGGTCAGCGCCATGCCGTTCGACACCTCGGCCCAGCAGGCCGCCAAGAGCGAACTGGCCGCCGCGGCCGCCGCGGACAAGCAGAGCAAGCAGCTCACCCTGGTCAAGACCGGGGCGCTCGCGTTCGTCGTACTGATGCTGATCTTCCTGGCCTGGCGGGCCAGCCGGCGCGCCAAGCGGCGTCAGCAGCTCACCGCCGAGGAGAAGGCGCACCTGGAGGAGATGCAGGCCGCGCTGGACGCGCAGCGCCAGGCCGAACTGGAGGCCACCCAGGCCATGCACGCCGCCGGAATGATCGAGGGCGGTACCCCCGTCGAGGAGCACGACGAGGCCCGCGAGGAACGGCACCGCTCGATCGAAGAGATGGTCAAGGAGAAGCCGGACGAGATGGCCACCCTGCTGCGCGGTTGGATGTCCGCCGACGCGACGACACACCACTGACCCCCAGACAGGCACGGAAGACGGTTCGAGGAGTACGCGTTGACCACACCCGCGCTCACCACGCTCTCCATGACGGGCGTCCGCAAGGCCGCCATCATGCTGATCCAGTTCGGCAGGGAACAATCCGCGCAGGTGCTGGCGAGTATGTCCGAGAAGGAGGTCGAGTTGCTCTCCGCGGAGGTCGCGCGGCTGGGCAAGCTCGACCCCGTCCAGGTCGACGACGTGATGGACGAGTTCTACGCCATGGCGACCACCCGGTTCGCCGGGACCGGCGGCATGGACTACGCCCGTGAGCTGCTGGAAGCCTCGCTCGGCAAGGAACGCGCGGCGCTGATCCTGGACCGGCTCGAAGCGTCGATGAACGACATCCCGTTCAACTTCCTCAGCAACGCCGACCCCCGGCAACTTCTCTCGTACGTGCAGTACGAGCACCCGCAGACCATCGCGCTGGTCCTCGCGCACATCCCGGCCGGCCTGGCCTCGTCGATCCTGGCCGGCCTGCCGCTGGAGGTGCAGACCGAGGTCGCGCACCGGATCGCGATCATGGACCGCACCTCGCCGGACATCATCCGCCAGGTGGAGAGCGCGCTGCAGCGCAAGCTGTCCAGCGTGCTCCAGCCGGACGAGCTCTCCACGGTCGGCGGCCTGCAACCGCTGGTCGACATCATCAACCGCGCCGACCGCACCACCGAACGGCTCATCCTGGAAGCCCTGGACGCCCGCAGCCCCGAGCTGGCCGAGGAGATCCGGCGCCGGATGTTCATGTTCGAGGACATCATCAACCTGGAGGACCGCGCGGTGCAGCTGATCCTGCGCCAGGTGGAGCCGGCCGACCTGGCCACCGCCCTCAAGGGCGTGCCGGAAGGCGTCCGCGACAAGGTCACCAAGAACCTCTCCGAACGCGGCCGGGAGAACCTGCTCGAGGAGATCGACCTGCTCGGCCCGGTCAAGGTCAAGATGGTCGAGGAGTCGCAGGCGAAGATCGTCGGCGTCATCCGCACGCTGGAGGACTCCGGCCAGATCGAGATCCAGCGCGGCGGCGAGGCCGATGAGCTCATCGCCTGACAGCCCGATCCTGCGCGGGGTGATCGCCGAGAACGCGGCCGCCGCCCGGTTCGCGAACGACCTGCGCCTGCCGGACCCGCACGACCCGAAACTCATCGAGGACGAACGGCAGAGCGCCCGGGCCGCCGGCTACGCCGAGGGCTGGGCCCAGGGCAAACGCGACGCCGTGGCGGCCGCCGAGGACGCCGCGGCCCGCGCGCACGCCGCCGAGCAGCACCACGAGCAGCGGCGCACGACCGCCCTGTCGCACGCCGTCAACGCGCTCGGCCGGGCCGTCACCGGGCTGGAGGACCAGCTCATGCCCACCTTCACCGAGCTCCAGGAAGTCGTGCTGAGCAGCGCGTTCGAGCTGGCCGAGGCGATCGTCGCGCGCAACCTGCGGGACGACCCGGAGCGCGGGCAGGACGCGCTGCGCCGGGCCATGACCGCGGCGCCGGAACACGGCAATGTGCTGGTCCGGCTGCACCCCGAGGACTACGCGAACCTGGTCGGCGACGCCGGCGGCACCTTCGACTACCAGGGCCGGCCGATCAACCTGCACGCCGACCCGGCCCTGCGCCCTGGCGACGCGATCGCCGAGACCGGCACCGCGACCGTCGACGCCACCATCGAAGCGGCGATCGCCCGGGCCCGGGAGGCCCTGCGGCTATGACCGACGTCTTCCACCACCGCCTGCAGAGTGCGGTCCGGGCCGCCCGCCCCACCGTCAGCGGCAAGGTCACCGGCGCCGTCGGCCTGCGGGTCACGGTCAGCGGCCTGGCCGCCCGGGTCGGCGACCTGCTGCGGATCGGCACCGGGCCGGACGCGGTGCTCGCCGAGGTCGCGGCGCTCGACGGACAGCAGCTCAACTGCCTGCCGCTCGGCCCGATCGCCGGGCTCGGCACCGGCACGCCCGCGATGAACACCGGCGGGCCACTGCGCATCTCGGTCGGCCCGGACCTGCGCGGCCGCATCCTGGACGGCCTCGGCCGCCCGATGGACGGCGGACCGCCGCTGCGCGGCGAGCTGGTCGGCATCGAACAGGGCCCGCCGTCGGCGATGGAACGCCAGCTCGTCGACCGGCCGATGTCCCTGGGCGTACGCGTCCTCGACACGCTCGTCCCCTGCGGCCGCGGCCAGCGCATCGGCATCTTCGCCGGCTCCGGCGTCGGCAAGTCCACCCTGATGAGC encodes:
- a CDS encoding flagellar basal body protein; this translates as MFDDLSTSALRVAVTGLSARQNAIANNIANVETPGFRARKVKFEEALQGAVARGQSPLGITPSTSESLEPTRLNGNNVNLDEETLSHIDTTMRYQLTLRAIDSKYGLLRDAIKGA
- a CDS encoding flagellar basal body rod protein FlgC, whose amino-acid sequence is MSIFNAIGVAGTGVTVYRKWLDAVSDNIANMNNTSRTSENAFQARYVQARAAQDGNGAEVAGVQLGNAQGILAYEPDNPLADAQGYVRRPDIDMGSQMAQMIMAQRSYQANLSVVDRARDAYAAAINLGK
- the fliE gene encoding flagellar hook-basal body complex protein FliE; protein product: MSAINPIGGISGFSGISGISGMSGAAGISGVSDNLDFDEAAKTASPNTDFARMLSKGLESVQASQDKASDLAVQVANGTLQDPAQYTMAANEASLGLQMTLAVRNKAVEAFQEIMRMQA
- the fliF gene encoding flagellar basal-body MS-ring/collar protein FliF, with amino-acid sequence MTDRLPAPVRRITDTFKSFTPGQKAVTIFAIVAIVVGGYFFATWAAKPSYAILFNNLSTKDAGAIVESLQKSGTKYELANDGQTIMVPRDQVNALRLQLSGENLPNDEGTGYSLLDQQGITTSDFMQHANYQRALEGELAKTIKSIDGVEAATVHLVLPQKDVFADNTAKPTASVLVASKSTSPLSGDQVQAIVHLVASSVEGLDPTQVTVAGADGKILSTGGGATIATGGDSGTEAQTVEFQNRMNSALQTMLDRLVGPGHSVVTTTADLDFDQTETRSKSYSSDPSLPSLSETSSSETYSGSGVGNGGVLGPDNIQVPSGSGSNGQYANKNDARQNALNETQEVRRKAPGSIRRLSVAVLLDSTTAASVDPTQVQQLVSSAAGIDSTRGDTIAVSAMPFDTSAQQAAKSELAAAAAADKQSKQLTLVKTGALAFVVLMLIFLAWRASRRAKRRQQLTAEEKAHLEEMQAALDAQRQAELEATQAMHAAGMIEGGTPVEEHDEAREERHRSIEEMVKEKPDEMATLLRGWMSADATTHH
- the fliG gene encoding flagellar motor switch protein FliG produces the protein MTTPALTTLSMTGVRKAAIMLIQFGREQSAQVLASMSEKEVELLSAEVARLGKLDPVQVDDVMDEFYAMATTRFAGTGGMDYARELLEASLGKERAALILDRLEASMNDIPFNFLSNADPRQLLSYVQYEHPQTIALVLAHIPAGLASSILAGLPLEVQTEVAHRIAIMDRTSPDIIRQVESALQRKLSSVLQPDELSTVGGLQPLVDIINRADRTTERLILEALDARSPELAEEIRRRMFMFEDIINLEDRAVQLILRQVEPADLATALKGVPEGVRDKVTKNLSERGRENLLEEIDLLGPVKVKMVEESQAKIVGVIRTLEDSGQIEIQRGGEADELIA
- a CDS encoding FliH/SctL family protein encodes the protein MSSSPDSPILRGVIAENAAAARFANDLRLPDPHDPKLIEDERQSARAAGYAEGWAQGKRDAVAAAEDAAARAHAAEQHHEQRRTTALSHAVNALGRAVTGLEDQLMPTFTELQEVVLSSAFELAEAIVARNLRDDPERGQDALRRAMTAAPEHGNVLVRLHPEDYANLVGDAGGTFDYQGRPINLHADPALRPGDAIAETGTATVDATIEAAIARAREALRL